The window TACGTCAAGGCGATGTATGACACTTTCATTCCGGGCACCGCATCCTGGAACGACTCATCCAACAACAAGGCATTCCTCGCCGGACAGTTGCATCTGACGACCAACGGCATCTCGATCTATGTCACCGCGAAGAAGGAAGCCCCGGCGATCGCCGAGGATATGAATCACGCGCATCTGCCGCCCGGCCTCGATGGCAAGACCCGGGAACTGCATCTCGGCTTCCCGATCCTGATCTTCAACTTCACCAAGTATCCGCAGGCCTGCAAAGCCTTCACCGCGTTCCTGCTCGAGCCCGACCAGTACAACCCGTGGATCGAGGCGGCGCAGGGCTATCTCTCGCACTTCCTGCTCGACTACGACAAGAACCCGGTCTGGACCGCGGATCCGAAGACCACGCCGTACCGCAGCGTCGCGCAAAGCGCCTCGACTCCGGCGGGCGACGCCCAGATGAGCGAGAACGCGGCAGCGGCCATCGCCGACTTTGTGCTGGTCGACATGTACGCGAACTACTGTACCGGGCGAGAAGACGTGAAGACGGCGATGTCTTCCGCCGAACGCGCGGCCAAGCGGATCTTCCGCGCGTGAGACCAGCGCCGGTGCGGGCATGTGTCCTCACTGGCGCTGCAACACCGTCATTGCGAGCTCGGAACAAAGTTGGCATTGCCAACTTTGCTCCGAGCGAAGCAATCCAGAGACCACGTGAAGCTGGATTGCTTCGTCGCAAGGGCTCCTCGCAATGACGAACTTGCTCACGTGAACTCGGTAACCGGAGTTGTGACTGAATGACGACCATCCAGGCATCGATGCCGACACCCACGAAGCACGTCAGTGCATCGTCGGCGTGGGACAGGCTGCGCACCAACCGCAACTGGCTGGCGCTGTGGTTCATGCTGCCGGCGGCGGCATTCCTGATCCTGTTTCTCGCTTATCCGCTGTTCCTTGGCGTCTGGATGAGTTTTACCGACGACCGCATCGGCCGTGGCGGCGTCTTTGTCGGTCTGGAAAATTACGAGTGGCTGAAGGACGACTCGATCTTCTGGCTGTCGGTGTTCAACACGCTGCTCTATACGATCGTCGCCAGCGCCATCAAATTCGCCGTGGGGCTTTATCTGGCGCTGCTGCTGAACCGGCACATGCCGTTCAAGGCGCTGATCCGCGCCGCGGTGCTGGTCCCCTTCATCGTGCCCACCGTGCTGTCGGCGATCGCGTTCTGGTGGATCTACGATTCGCAGTTCTCGATCATCTCGTGGTCGCTGATCAAGATGGGGCTGATCGACCACAACATCAACTTCCTCGGCGACAGCAACTGGGCGCGCGGCAGCGTGATCTTCGCCAATATCTGGCGCGGCGTGCCGTTCGTCGCCATCACGCTGCTGGCGGGATTGCAGACGGTGTCGCCGTCGCTCTATGAGGCAGCCACCCTTGACGGCGCCACCAGCTGGCAGCGTTTTCGCTTCATCACCTATCCCTTGCTGACGCCGATCATCGCGGTCGTGATGACCTTCTCGGTGCTGTTCACCTTCACCGACTTCCAGCTGATCTGGGCGCTGACCCGCGGCGGCCCGGTCAACGCCACCCATCTGATGGCGACGCTGAGCTACCAGCGCGGCATTCTTTCCGGCCGGCTCGGCGAGGGCGCAGCCATTGCCACCGCGATGATTCCGTTCCTGATGGCGGCGATCGCGATCTCCTGGTTCGGCATGCAACGCCGTAAATGGCAGCAA is drawn from Nitrobacteraceae bacterium AZCC 2146 and contains these coding sequences:
- a CDS encoding multiple sugar transport system permease protein (product_source=KO:K02025; cath_funfam=1.10.3720.10; cog=COG1175; ko=KO:K02025; pfam=PF00528; superfamily=161098; transmembrane_helix_parts=Inside_1_29,TMhelix_30_52,Outside_53_91,TMhelix_92_114,Inside_115_126,TMhelix_127_146,Outside_147_189,TMhelix_190_212,Inside_213_224,TMhelix_225_247,Outside_248_284,TMhelix_285_307,Inside_308_319) yields the protein MTTIQASMPTPTKHVSASSAWDRLRTNRNWLALWFMLPAAAFLILFLAYPLFLGVWMSFTDDRIGRGGVFVGLENYEWLKDDSIFWLSVFNTLLYTIVASAIKFAVGLYLALLLNRHMPFKALIRAAVLVPFIVPTVLSAIAFWWIYDSQFSIISWSLIKMGLIDHNINFLGDSNWARGSVIFANIWRGVPFVAITLLAGLQTVSPSLYEAATLDGATSWQRFRFITYPLLTPIIAVVMTFSVLFTFTDFQLIWALTRGGPVNATHLMATLSYQRGILSGRLGEGAAIATAMIPFLMAAIAISWFGMQRRKWQQGTDND